In Streptomyces sp. NBC_00414, a single window of DNA contains:
- a CDS encoding acyltransferase family protein — protein sequence MPEAIRRTRTRTRTRTRTRTRTHSRTRTRTGAAAVTGVGSRARAAAVAAAERADAATPADRDRSVDALRAFAILGVVLGHWLVTALVADGGTLHTLSPLAHMPWLAPVSWAFQTLAVFFLVGGHVATRSHASARARGTTYGRWLRTRLSRLFKPVAAVLGLWTVAAAGLLLTGADMGTVHALLKLVLSPLWFLLVFAGLTALTPLVTRISPLWPLAVVLHVDLVRFGLGGPPWLGWVNVAAGWLVPFTLGAAWTRGELTRRSGWVLLTGGGVMTAVLVAWGGYPASMVGVPGATISNLDPPTLAAVVFGTAQCGLALLLREPLRRAMRRPVLWAGVAFVNLSAMTIFLWHQTALMSVTATGLLTGRLPGLHTLPDDITWVAFRLIWLPLFALALTVCWAAFHGYEQDHGRARRARRPSRVVRVHRRTAGGKEARRA from the coding sequence GTGCCTGAGGCGATACGCCGTACCCGTACCCGTACCCGTACCCGTACCCGTACCCGTACCCGTACCCACAGCCGCACCCGCACCCGTACCGGCGCTGCTGCCGTCACGGGCGTCGGATCCCGTGCGCGGGCAGCCGCTGTCGCCGCCGCCGAGCGGGCCGACGCGGCGACACCCGCGGACCGGGACCGCAGCGTCGACGCCCTGCGGGCCTTCGCGATACTCGGCGTCGTGCTGGGCCACTGGCTCGTCACCGCCCTGGTCGCCGACGGCGGCACCCTCCACACGTTGAGCCCGCTGGCACACATGCCCTGGCTGGCGCCCGTCTCATGGGCATTCCAGACGCTGGCCGTGTTCTTCCTGGTGGGCGGGCACGTGGCGACCAGGAGCCACGCGTCGGCACGGGCGCGCGGCACGACCTACGGACGGTGGCTGCGTACGCGGCTCTCCCGACTCTTCAAACCGGTGGCCGCCGTGCTCGGACTCTGGACCGTGGCCGCGGCCGGGCTGCTTCTGACGGGCGCCGACATGGGCACCGTCCACGCACTGCTGAAGCTGGTCCTGTCACCGTTGTGGTTCCTGCTGGTCTTCGCCGGGCTGACGGCACTGACCCCGCTGGTGACCCGGATCAGCCCGCTGTGGCCGCTGGCCGTCGTTCTCCACGTGGACCTCGTCCGGTTCGGACTCGGCGGCCCGCCTTGGCTGGGCTGGGTGAACGTGGCGGCGGGCTGGCTGGTGCCCTTCACCCTGGGCGCGGCCTGGACCCGCGGCGAGCTGACCCGGCGTTCCGGCTGGGTGCTGCTCACGGGAGGCGGGGTGATGACCGCGGTGCTGGTCGCGTGGGGCGGATATCCCGCGTCGATGGTCGGGGTCCCCGGTGCCACGATCTCGAACCTCGACCCGCCGACCCTGGCCGCCGTCGTCTTCGGCACGGCCCAGTGCGGTCTCGCCCTGCTCCTGCGGGAGCCGTTGCGGCGGGCGATGCGACGGCCCGTGCTCTGGGCGGGCGTGGCGTTCGTCAATCTCTCCGCGATGACGATCTTCCTGTGGCACCAGACGGCACTGATGTCGGTCACCGCGACCGGCCTCCTCACGGGCCGGCTCCCCGGCCTGCACACCCTCCCCGACGACATCACCTGGGTGGCGTTCCGCCTGATCTGGCTCCCGCTCTTCGCCCTGGCGCTCACGGTCTGCTGGGCCGCCTTCCACGGCTACGAACAGGACCACGGCCGTGCCCGGCGGGCCCGCCGGCCGTCACGCGTCGTCCGCGTCCACCGCCGCACAGCGGGAGGGAAGGAGGCCCGCCGTGCCTAG
- a CDS encoding sensor histidine kinase — protein sequence MPRVDGVDDAQAANGTPSAVPPDTRAATRGTGRREGSEDAGDAARQARPPRPSRAARARAVVRSFFGTVRTGLWDGAPAPLLPLSRPRRLRWLPHVIVSLIALGVALANTDAMSNGYRLGVEVGVLTGFAQGVALVLALWRPVPAWWLSLGGTVVAGVAAPANLVGTQAPGPNWPWSVPAITAHALVLLFLALRMSSHVAIGALALTGLVTFVVEGIIGGGPYTATGVTAVTVFVVAVLLGTALRGSREARTQLVEQESLTAEERSRRTLLEERSRIARELHDVVAHHMSVISIQAQVAPHLVDNPSDELMENLDGIRENALEALTELRRVLGVLRSENPEDPYGLGAPGTGAAPHAPQPTLDRLDALVENTRAAGLTVITETEGDPLPLAPGVELSAYRIVQEALSNALRHAPGSVVRVELTHFPRGLQIRVVNSAPRRAAPPSPGAGHGLLGMRERAMMLGGTLMAMETSCGGFTVAAFLPRAGTAAADGLFPGNSPGPTNPTGDTS from the coding sequence GTGCCTAGAGTTGACGGCGTGGACGATGCCCAGGCAGCGAACGGCACCCCCTCCGCCGTGCCCCCGGACACCCGCGCCGCCACGCGTGGGACCGGTCGCCGGGAGGGCTCCGAGGACGCCGGGGACGCCGCTCGACAGGCGCGCCCACCCCGCCCGTCCCGCGCCGCTCGCGCACGGGCAGTCGTCCGGAGTTTTTTCGGCACCGTCCGTACGGGGCTCTGGGACGGCGCCCCCGCCCCGCTGCTGCCGCTGTCCCGCCCCCGCCGGCTCCGCTGGCTGCCGCACGTGATCGTCTCCCTCATCGCCCTCGGCGTCGCACTCGCCAACACCGACGCCATGAGCAACGGCTACCGGCTGGGTGTGGAAGTGGGGGTGCTGACCGGGTTCGCACAGGGCGTGGCGCTCGTACTCGCCCTGTGGCGGCCCGTCCCGGCCTGGTGGCTGTCGCTGGGCGGCACCGTCGTGGCCGGCGTGGCAGCGCCGGCGAACCTGGTGGGCACGCAGGCGCCGGGCCCCAACTGGCCCTGGAGCGTGCCCGCGATCACCGCCCACGCCCTCGTCCTGCTCTTCCTCGCGCTGCGGATGTCCTCCCACGTGGCCATAGGGGCGCTGGCCCTGACCGGCCTGGTGACGTTCGTCGTCGAGGGCATCATCGGGGGCGGTCCCTACACCGCGACGGGCGTCACCGCGGTCACCGTCTTCGTGGTCGCCGTCCTCCTCGGCACCGCGCTGCGCGGCAGCCGCGAGGCCCGCACCCAGCTCGTCGAACAGGAGTCCCTGACAGCCGAGGAGCGCTCCCGGCGCACCCTCCTGGAGGAGCGCAGCCGCATAGCCCGCGAGCTGCACGACGTGGTCGCCCACCACATGTCGGTCATCTCCATCCAGGCGCAGGTCGCCCCGCACCTGGTGGACAACCCCTCCGACGAACTGATGGAGAACCTCGACGGCATCCGGGAGAACGCCCTGGAGGCGCTCACCGAACTGCGCAGGGTCCTCGGAGTGCTGCGTTCGGAGAACCCGGAGGACCCGTACGGTCTCGGCGCGCCCGGCACCGGCGCCGCCCCGCACGCTCCGCAGCCCACCCTCGACCGCCTCGACGCCCTGGTCGAGAACACCCGCGCCGCCGGGCTGACGGTGATCACCGAGACAGAGGGCGACCCGCTCCCGCTGGCGCCCGGCGTGGAGCTGTCCGCGTACCGGATCGTCCAGGAGGCGCTGAGCAACGCGTTGCGGCACGCGCCGGGTTCCGTGGTGCGGGTGGAGCTCACGCACTTCCCGCGCGGTCTGCAGATCCGGGTCGTCAACTCCGCGCCGAGGAGGGCCGCCCCGCCCTCGCCGGGCGCGGGCCACGGTCTGCTGGGGATGCGTGAGCGGGCGATGATGCTCGGTGGCACGCTCATGGCCATGGAGACCTCCTGCGGCGGGTTCACGGTGGCGGCGTTCCTTCCCCGAGCCGGCACCGCCGCTGCCGACGGCCTCTTTCCCGGCAACTCCCCAGGTCCCACGAACCCCACTGGAGACACCTCATGA
- a CDS encoding response regulator transcription factor, which produces MTSGSIRVVIADDQQMVRQGFTVLLNTQPDIEVVGQAVDGLDAIAKVAELAPDVVLMDIRMPELGGIEATRRITCETPQIRVLVLTTFDLDEYVYDALRAGASGFLLKDASADQLAEAVRIVAAGDALLAPGITRRLIAEFSRLGSAPRPPLKQRVGELTERETEVLALIAQGLSNAEIAERLFVAEQTVKTHVGRILVKLGLRDRTQAAVFAYECGLVRPTGY; this is translated from the coding sequence ATGACGAGCGGCAGCATCCGCGTTGTCATCGCCGACGATCAGCAGATGGTCCGGCAGGGTTTCACGGTGCTGCTCAACACCCAGCCGGACATCGAGGTGGTCGGTCAGGCGGTGGACGGCCTGGACGCGATCGCCAAGGTCGCCGAACTCGCCCCGGACGTCGTCCTGATGGACATCCGCATGCCCGAACTCGGCGGCATCGAGGCCACCCGCCGCATCACCTGTGAGACCCCGCAGATCAGAGTCCTGGTGCTGACCACCTTCGACCTCGACGAGTACGTGTACGACGCGCTGCGGGCGGGTGCCTCCGGGTTCCTGCTGAAGGACGCGTCGGCCGACCAGCTCGCGGAGGCGGTCAGGATCGTGGCCGCCGGTGACGCGCTTCTCGCGCCGGGGATCACCCGTCGTCTCATCGCGGAGTTCTCCCGGCTGGGCTCCGCGCCCCGGCCCCCGCTCAAGCAGCGCGTCGGCGAGCTGACCGAGCGCGAGACGGAGGTCCTCGCCCTCATCGCGCAGGGCCTGTCGAACGCGGAGATCGCCGAGCGGCTCTTCGTCGCCGAGCAGACCGTGAAGACCCACGTGGGCCGCATCCTGGTGAAACTGGGTCTGCGGGACCGCACCCAGGCGGCGGTGTTCGCGTACGAGTGCGGGCTGGTGCGCCCCACCGGCTACTGA
- a CDS encoding sensor histidine kinase, with amino-acid sequence MTETTQTQTTLPGGGRPRSPEFQLAVDVSRGLRQDLFHDAFALHPLPRMRVDGPITRRLPPRLQERATRLPHALVVLAGVLALLISLAGNGGGDLAQFLTGLLALGTISLTLLRPVGAFWVSSVVTFVMALFDAGGGGDWPWRPGAFATHLIVLTVAAMRTRPRTAAWMWALTAAYGLFAEVLFGSGHYYTNTMPFLFVSALALLVVTVWHVRREAAQKVTAQQTVTAHERSKRTLLEERTTIARELHDVVAHHMSVVAIQAEAAPYRVENPPPELEYAFKVIRENAVIALSELRRVLGVVRAEDYEAPDAPQPKLADLDRLLENVRDAGLQVDKTVTGAVRELPQGVELSAYRIVQEALSNSLRHAPGAGAKVEVGYVLGGLGLRIVNGPATGLVKPSPGAGHGITGMRERVSMLDGEMTAEATDDGGYEVEVFLPVTAAASTEDTA; translated from the coding sequence GTGACCGAGACGACCCAGACACAGACGACACTGCCCGGCGGCGGCCGGCCGCGGAGCCCCGAGTTCCAGTTGGCGGTGGACGTATCGCGAGGGCTGCGGCAGGACCTGTTCCACGACGCCTTCGCCCTCCACCCGCTGCCGAGGATGCGCGTGGACGGGCCCATCACCCGAAGGCTGCCGCCGCGCCTCCAGGAGCGGGCCACCCGGCTCCCGCACGCCCTGGTGGTGCTGGCCGGCGTGCTGGCGCTGCTCATATCCCTCGCGGGCAACGGTGGCGGCGATCTGGCGCAGTTCCTGACCGGCCTCCTGGCGCTGGGCACGATCTCGCTGACCCTGCTCAGGCCCGTCGGCGCCTTCTGGGTCTCCTCCGTGGTGACATTCGTGATGGCCCTCTTCGACGCCGGCGGCGGCGGTGACTGGCCCTGGCGCCCCGGCGCCTTCGCGACCCACCTGATCGTGCTCACGGTCGCGGCGATGCGGACCAGGCCCCGCACGGCGGCGTGGATGTGGGCGTTGACCGCCGCCTACGGTCTCTTCGCGGAAGTCCTCTTCGGCAGCGGGCACTACTACACGAACACCATGCCCTTCCTGTTCGTGAGCGCGCTGGCCCTGCTGGTCGTCACGGTGTGGCACGTGCGCCGCGAGGCCGCGCAGAAGGTGACCGCCCAGCAGACGGTGACCGCGCACGAGCGTTCCAAGCGGACCCTTCTCGAAGAGCGCACGACGATCGCCCGCGAGCTGCACGACGTGGTCGCCCACCACATGTCGGTGGTCGCCATCCAGGCGGAGGCCGCGCCCTACCGCGTGGAGAACCCCCCGCCGGAGCTGGAGTACGCCTTCAAGGTGATCAGGGAGAACGCGGTCATAGCGCTCTCCGAGCTGCGCCGGGTGCTCGGGGTCGTACGGGCCGAGGACTACGAGGCCCCGGACGCCCCGCAGCCCAAACTCGCGGACCTGGACCGCCTCCTGGAGAACGTGCGTGACGCGGGCCTCCAGGTGGACAAGACGGTCACGGGAGCGGTGCGGGAGCTGCCGCAGGGCGTCGAGCTGTCCGCCTACCGAATAGTCCAGGAGGCGCTGAGCAACAGCCTGCGCCACGCGCCGGGCGCCGGGGCCAAGGTGGAGGTCGGCTATGTGCTCGGCGGACTCGGGCTGCGGATCGTGAACGGTCCGGCGACCGGGCTGGTCAAGCCGTCACCGGGCGCCGGGCACGGCATCACCGGCATGCGGGAGAGGGTGTCGATGCTGGACGGGGAGATGACGGCGGAAGCGACGGACGACGGGGGCTACGAGGTGGAGGTCTTCCTGCCGGTGACGGCGGCGGCGTCGACGGAGGACACGGCATGA
- a CDS encoding response regulator transcription factor has product MTIRVVIADDQMMVREGFSVLLGAMRDIEVVGEAVNGREAVDRVRELAPDVVLMDIRMPEMNGIEATREIVAADGTAKVLVLTTFDLDEYVYQALRAGASGFLLKDASAQQLADGVRVVAAGEALLAPSVTKRLITEFSKISEEPRLSATAHAAYGDLTDRETEVLVLIAQGLSNAEIAGRLVVAESTIKTHVSRILVKLGLRDRTQAAVFAYEARLVTPA; this is encoded by the coding sequence ATGACCATCCGGGTGGTGATCGCCGACGACCAGATGATGGTCCGTGAGGGATTCTCGGTACTGCTCGGCGCGATGCGGGACATCGAGGTCGTGGGCGAGGCGGTCAACGGCAGGGAGGCGGTCGACCGGGTCAGGGAGCTCGCGCCGGACGTCGTTCTGATGGACATCCGGATGCCCGAGATGAACGGCATCGAGGCGACGCGCGAGATCGTGGCGGCGGACGGCACGGCGAAGGTGCTCGTGCTGACGACGTTCGACCTCGACGAGTACGTGTACCAGGCGCTGCGCGCCGGGGCGTCGGGCTTCCTCCTGAAGGACGCCTCGGCCCAGCAGCTCGCGGACGGGGTGCGGGTGGTGGCGGCCGGTGAGGCACTGCTGGCGCCCTCGGTGACGAAGCGGCTGATCACGGAGTTCTCGAAGATCTCCGAGGAACCCCGCCTGTCGGCGACCGCGCACGCGGCGTACGGGGACCTGACCGACCGGGAGACGGAGGTGCTGGTCCTCATCGCCCAGGGCCTGTCCAACGCGGAGATAGCCGGCCGCCTGGTCGTGGCCGAGTCCACCATCAAGACCCACGTGAGCCGCATCCTGGTGAAACTCGGCCTACGAGACCGCACCCAGGCAGCGGTCTTCGCCTACGAGGCCCGCCTGGTAACCCCAGCCTGA